One segment of Panicum virgatum strain AP13 chromosome 1K, P.virgatum_v5, whole genome shotgun sequence DNA contains the following:
- the LOC120706436 gene encoding F-box protein GID2-like → MKCRSDSSGGGEDHEAPAAAATGGGGSGEPSKKQRTEEPSSSSSGAGECSPSSASAEAPPQREQSAPDAREGAQLPPGADAGEGSEEARVPDLGEDLVFEVLMRAGARTLATAGCVSRGWRQLARDERLWEAACVREWPNLGLSEQILRMVVLSFGGFRRLYELYILPVQRRAAGVPPRQRRGQVPVRLGRDQVQVSLSLLSTSYFLKMPNGPPPKKDKDNDKDRNGGGQCG, encoded by the coding sequence ATGAAGTGCCGCTCGGATTCGTCGGGCGGGGGCGAAGACCACGAggcaccggccgccgctgccacggGGGGTGGCGGCTCTGGCGAGCCGAGTAAGAAGCAGCGGACGGAGGAGCCgtcctccagctccagcggGGCGGGGGAGTGCTCGCCCTCGTCCGCGTCGGCGGAGGCTCCACCGCAGCGGGAGCAGTCGGCGCCGGATGCAAGAGAGGGCGCGCAGCTGCCGCCGGGCGCTGATGCAGGAGAAGGGAGCGAGGAGGCGAGGGTGCCGGATCTCGGGGAAGACCTGGTGTTCGAGGTGCTGATGCGAGCGGGGGCGCGGACGCTGGCGACCGCGGGATGCGTGAGCCGGGGCTGGCGGCAGCTCGCGCGGGACGAGCGACTGTGGGAGGCGGCGTGCGTGCGGGAGTGGCCAAACCTTGGGTTATCCGAGCAGATACTTCGCATGGTCGTGCTCTCGTTCGGCGGCTTTCGCCGCTTGTACGAGCTCTACATCCTTCCGGTCCAGCGCCGTGCTGCAGGTGTGCCACCTAGGCAACGGAGGGGGCAGGTACCGGTGAGACTGGGCCGCGATCAGGTCCAAGTCTCACTGTCCCTGCTCTCGACCTCGTACTTTCTGAAGATGCCTAATGGTCCTCCTCCTAAGAAGGACAAGGATAACGATAAAGATAGGAATGGAGGTGGTCAGTGTGGGTGA
- the LOC120706425 gene encoding 14-3-3-like protein GF14-E, whose translation MSLPAELSREENVYMAKLAEQAERYEEMVEFMEKVAKAVDSEELTVEERNLLSVAYKNVIGARRASWRIISSIEQKEEGRGNEDRVTLIKDYRSKIEVELTKICDGILKLLDSHLVPSSTAPESKVFYLKMKGDYYRYLAEFKTGSERKDAAENTMVAYKAAQDIALAELAPTHPIRLGLALNFSVFYYEILNSPDRACSLAKQAFDEAISELDTLSEESYKDSTLIMQLLRDNLTLWTSDISEDAAEEIKEAPKGESGDGQ comes from the exons ATGTCGCTGCCTGCTGAGCTTTCCCGTGAGGAAAACGTTTACATGGCCAAGCTTGCAGAGCAGGCTGAGAGGTATGAAGAGATGGTTGAGTTCATGGAGAAGGTGGCTAAGGCAGTTGATTCTGAGGAGCTTACTGTGGAGGAGCGCAACCTTCTGTCAGTTGCTTACAAAAATGTCATTGGAGCCCGACGTGCCTCATGGCGCATCATATCCTCCATTGAGCAGAAGGAAGAGGGACGTGGCAATGAGGACCGTGTCACTCTTATCAAGGACTACCGTAGCAAGATAGAAGTTGAACTCACCAAGATATGTGATGGAATTCTCAAGCTCCTTGATTCCCACCTTGTCCCCTCATCCACGGCTCCAGAGTCCAAGGTCTTCTACCTCAAGATGAAGGGTGACTACTACAG GTACCTTGCGGAGTTTAAAACTGGATCTGAGAGGAAGGATGCAGCTGAGAACACCATGGTGGCATACAAAGCAGCTCAG GATATTGCCCTGGCAGAGTTGGCCCCCACTCATCCTATTAGGCTCGGGCTGGCGCTCAACTTCTCAGTATTTTATTATGAGATCCTCAACTCTCCTGATCGTGCTTGCAGTCTTGCTAAGCAG GCTTTTGATGAGGCCATCTCGGAGCTGGATACCCTGAGCGAGGAATCCTACAAGGACAGCACTCTGATCATGCAGCTTCTGCGTGATAACTTGACCCTGTGGACTTCAGACATCTCG GAGGATGCCGCCGAAGAAATCAAGGAGGCTCCCAAGGGCGAGTCTGGAGATGGGCAGTAA